The Glycine max cultivar Williams 82 chromosome 17, Glycine_max_v4.0, whole genome shotgun sequence genome contains the following window.
ATgggattttaaatttacatataaattaagaatacgataaattactttaatattctttgagatttttttaattgcacacaatatctctttttatttaacatttacaaaaacatttttataggaatagtttaaaattattattgttttatttaggtACGTAGCTAGGCAGGGATGGATTTAGGAACTGGTCAAAGGGGGCtcagtttttttcttctctctttataatgaatattgatatttaaaaaaatatttattattttattgatatttaatgccataattttattttataatttattgaaattttaaaaatatatttaaatgccAAATTAAAAAACAGTTGCCATTAgctgtgattaaaaaaattaaaacatttaagttcaaaataattataacaataGTTGTAGTtagaattaattcttttaaaacataaaaaagtaaataaacattcaattatattataattatgtattaaaaaataggtttaatatgttgaaattaattaattagcagttatgtatttgttttatttgattaGTTTTAGATATTAACTAAGTTTACCAAGTTTTTAGGAGGTTGTTGCAGCACTTTGCACGTTGTTGCAGCACTCTGCACATTGCACTTATTTTCCCCGTTTATAGCTTTGCCGTTTAGATGTATCTTGCCTATTTATTGGCCGattgattattaaataaaatgaattaattttctaCTCGACAGttatgtatttgttttatttgattaGTTTTAGATATGAACTAAGTTTACCAAGTTTTTAGGATTGCAGCACTATGCACATTGCACTTATTTTCCCGTTTGTAGCTTTGCAATTTCTTTGCAGTAGTTTAGATGTATCTTGCCTATTTATTGGCTGAttgattattgaataaaatgagttaattTTCTCCTCATCTTAGAGTaacataatcataattttttagtttaatcattgacgaaaataattattaatcagATTTTACTAATCAACTGGAtggttaacaaaaaaatacaaaataacttTCACTAAAAGCCAAATTTTAATATGGATCGATCCTTtgatgagataaaataaaaaaggtgagATTCGATTTAGTTtagatatattataattataattaaaagtgtAGAAAGAATTGGGATGATGCTTTTTCAGAACTTGAGAAGTGCAATGAATCAGAATCAGGCAAATAAATTTCCTTATTATACGTGCAATCATTCGAGACACCTTGGGTAGATGAAGTTCTAGTTTTTCATGATGTTGCCTTAATGCATAATTACATGTGTTATTTCATGGTCTTTCTCTTGCATGGAACTCGAGTTATGCAACGGTAGAATGCGAATTATACTCATTGTTAGCTTTGCAACTGATTTCTCTTGGTGTTACAATGCATCACTTGTATGCTCCTATTATGAACAAGATTTGTGCCTCTAAGCAAAAGCCTTGGCAATTAATGTGTCATTATGTGTATAGGGAGCCAAACAGTGTGCAGATTGGCTTTCAAAGAAAGTTTCATCTTCATTTGATCCCATGATTACATTGACATCTTGTCCAGCTCCTTTAAGGCCTTTGTTATTAGTTGATGCTCTTTGTTTTCCTTCGTTGAGGATGTAATTTCCTATTTTGTTTTCGTACTTTTcaggtgataaaaaaaatcaaaatgcatTACagtatttctctttatataatttcatttgatGTGTATATTATCTCAAtcacttcaatttttattacaatcaaacttctctctctttgatataaattttgttattagtaTTAAGAGAGCTGTTGCTAGGTCTTTAAGGATCCCTTAGTTTGTCGTTTGTGTTGTCCttagtaaataaataagagtcgatgataaaatttatttattttaaacgtttcatcaatattttttttttcctttcacatTATATCattcatcatatttttatttatgtttcttttttcactCTCTCCAAGGGAGGGTTTGATAACCCATAAATTTATACTTTTCCAAAAAGTCTACATTAagaaactattattattaagttTGATATGTAACTAATAAAAGaaatcttttataaaattgatttatgataatcaattttaatccaTTTTCCCACAGAAATATTCCTAAAGAAAGAGGTGAGAATCCAAGTTTCTGGAgtagaaaaaaagttttaattatacaaaatgattacattatcattttttaccaTTACAAATTAGTAAttagtgattatttttttaacaaaaatagaaattacCAAAAGCTCATTAATTCTCAAGTTCTacatattgaaaatatattttttattattaaaatgtaaaagacaaataTAACCTTATGAAATGTAAaagtttgaaaatatatatctactcatgttttagaagaaaaaatgatttcactaatatttacattattttagagaataatttatattttttaaaaattattttaaaagattatttgaCAGAAACAAATTATACCAAACAtgataaaatatgaaaacaaatacaaaaaaaaagtttatagagACATGAATAGAGATTTATTTAAATGAGTAATGTTATACTTTATacaatattttgataaaatattaaataaaaataggatgaatattttaaaaatagaaaaatatatattttgtttaaaataataaaacattataacaaaatttaaacttattttatttaaatgaaataaaaggcATGCATCCATTAAGAATGACGAAATTCCGAACAAACCTTTTCGAATGTCGTAGCATGGGTACTGTTGCGTGGGAAACAAGGATGTGCTGTGACCCGTGGATAAAGacaaaacctaaaaaaataaaacaaaatcccTAACTGAAAAtcagaaaatcaattttttaaggtGTATCAGTGGATACAGAAGATGAAGTGGATAttatattaaagaaaatcacacctttttgaaataaaaataaaaaagtatattttaaaattttaaaattaatattataataatatagtcTAAGACATGTAATACACGTGTAATCCCTCATTCATTCATGCAATACTgcataatgaattaaaataaaaactaatattagtaattagactttaatttattattactttttaaaaaggtcattttatattaataattaaaatttaattttaatatatgcaAGTGCtagtttttttatcatatatcaaaatttttaattaaatgaaattaagtaatttttactaataaacatttgaattagtttatttatagaaaacaaataaTCTGTACATACTTTCTTCATTTaacttttttgaaaatttttaaaaaaaaaacaagagttattattttgatattgtttGTTCCTGAAAAATCTAAGCAAACctttttgtctctctctctcactgtGTAGCGGGAAACATATTTTTCTGACGCAGTCTCCATAGCCATACACTGCATATAGCTTCTACCTGCTCATCATCGCCAAGATCAGATTTTTACGCGTTTCAGAGCTCAAACCATGTCTAATCCCAACTGGGAAGCGGATAAAATGTACGGAAAGCACTGACTTTTTCAACTTGCcaccttcctttttcttttttcttttgacccACTTACTTCTTCCTATTTGATTTCTCTCTTTTGGGTTTTCTTCAGTTTCTTGTGTTGGTGGCGTCTCTGCTCGCCGCTTCTTCCCTCGtgtttttgttttaggttttagGTTTTTCGTGTGATCATGTTGGTGTGTTGAGTTTTTGGGTTTTCTTGCACCCCCCGTTCTGTTACCTCTTCATAGCTGATTGTGTTGTAAGCCTTACGCATTATCTGCGTTTTTTTTGCTGTCTTTCGTCTCTCGTTTGATTTGCTTCTGCATTTCACTCCaagctttgattttttttttcttctttcggtTTTCAGTTTGGAGTAGCTCATATGTAAATGTATATACGCACCCCTTGGCATTTAGCCtgcatttgttttttattttttagttcttagtAAGATTGATGTCAATTTAAAATCTTGTAGTTATCAACTATTCTATGCATGGTGTGTTTTAACCTTTATGGCTTTTTTGTTTTACCAGCAATCACATTATTtggttgttgctgctgctgctgctgctgctgctgttgttgttgttgttgttgttgtgcgTGTCTCTGTTATGTCACTTTCAAAATGAGAAATGCTTATTGGTGCAGGCGAATGTTGTGTGCAGTGGATGTTTTGTGTTTGTTAGACCTGGCATTGTCTTGCTGATTGCTAtcactttgattattttattatagtttttcTCAACATTTCTAATTAGCTACCATTTTTTTGGGGGGGTTGGCGAGCAGGTTAGATTTGTATATTCACGATTATCTCACGAAGAGACAATTACATGCTACTGCAAGAATATTTCAGGCCGAAGGAAATGTTTCAACGGATCCTATTGGTAAGATAATGCATATAGGCTTTCTTAGGGGAAAGAAATTAGGTATATGCAAATGCAAATGCTCTtctaatttattgaatttgacTTTTTGGCTACATGCTCCAGTTATAGATGCACCTAGTGGTTTTCTTTTTGAGTGGTGGTCTGTCTTCTGGGACATATATATTGCCAGGGCAAATCAGAAGCTCCAAGATACAGCTCAGAAGCACCAAGAAGCAGCAGTATCTTACAGTAAGgtgtgaatttatttttttaatgtacatcaattattttttccccCTATTTTCCATGATTAATTCCTtgctatccttcttaatatttagTACTCATTTTTATCTTCCTGCTTCTAGTACTGCTAAATGGGAACCAAGGTTAAGTGTGTGCTTCTTGATGACACTCTTTCTTTTGTACATATAcctatatgatttttaaaaatctgatgaagcatgtgtatgtgtgtgtattAATGTAACAGTCCATGATTtggtatttattatttactagCCATTGTTTTCATTGCAATTCTATTTTCTATAGTTTTAAGATGATGAAGATTGTAGACATTGACATCTGTCGTGTTAAGTTATTGGGTCACTGTCAAAACAAGAACTAGATGTTTGTTTCAATATCTCTGGTTAGCCCTTATTTATGTAGTACAGGCCATAAATCATAAATGTCAGCTTAgtataaatttgaaaatgacagaGTCAACAAATTAAGGCTCGACTAATGCAGAAGCAACTGGAGCAAGAGCTTCAGAATACAAACCAGAATCAGCAAATGCAATTCTTATTGCAAAGACATgctcagcagcagcagcaacgtCTGCGTGGAACTCAACTTATTAGTGGCAGTGCTAGCTGTCCTATTAGCAGTGATCCTTTGATGAGGCAGAACCGGGCAACTTCTAATGCTAATACAACAAAAACTTATGAAGACAGGTTGAAGCTTCCACTTCAGAAAGATGCCTTAGATGACACAAGCATTCAGGTATCTAGTCTGTCTGGGAGTATAACATGGCCCTGCTGTTTTTATATGATTATAGTCACATGTTTGcactatttattatattatgcaGCAAAAAGTAATTGATGATGTTGCTCAGCTTCTAAACCCAAACCATGCCTTATTGTTGaaagcagcagcaacaactGGTGAACAGGCTACAGGGTGCGTaccaattgttttctttgatgagaaCACTTATTATTCATGTCTTCTTATTCTTGATTGCCTATCTCAATTTGGGCTGAATTTGCTAGTTGTCAAATTTCTGTTTGTAGACAGACATTGCTCAGTGCACCTAGTATTTTACAGGGGGATATTCAGCATGTCCAAAATCTGAACCAGAAGCTTCCAGGGTCTACACAAGTAATTCTGAACATCGTTATTGTCTCGATTTGTATACAACCCcatttctaatttataatattttgtatttactaGTCTTGGCTCCTGAAACAGGACTTAAACAGTGATATGAATGCAATGATGAGGTCTCAAGCTGTTGTTTCAGAAGGATCCTTTATCAGTTGTCATGGTActcattttgttgtttcaaatttaacttattGTTTCTAAATTTACTTTCACTTGTTAGTGTTTCAATATACAGACTTGGTAAGTTCAATAAGGAGCCTTTGAAGATATTCAATCTTTGTTAATTTTCAGCCAGTTCTGACactcttttttgtttggaagTCAAGCTATTTGTTTTATTCCTGTTGACTGAACATGATTGTACATAATACCTGTGCTTATGAAGAGTTACTTGGAACTTTTCTTTCACGAGGATATAAATTGTGTTTGGACACTGAAGACAtgcaaaatatttgaatattggGTATGGATACATCAAttggaaaaattatttgacTGAATAACTTAATTTGTTCTGGTATTTGTTCAAAAACATATGTTGGAAGTCAGAATCTTGGTCATGATTCAAAGCTTTTGAATGGCTGAGCCTGAGGCAATTGCATCATTAGCTTAGGTGTCTTTAGATCTGTAATTGACTTCAATCTAGTTTTCTTTAGCTTTCTTTTCTCAACCAACATCGTCTGCGAATGCACCTCCTTTGTTGTCGCATATGTAATTTGATTTATAGTTTATTCCTCCCTCCCAAAAATTATCAATTCGAATTAACATAATTACAATATAGTTTAGGGCTTCTCTTTTTAAAgtctatatatttaataattattttctttggtTATTGGTCACAttgttaaagtaaaaaaaatagtatatttctAAAAACCTGTTACATCGTACCAGAGATAAGAAATCATTCACTGGTAGACCTTCCCTTGGCATGCTAAGCTTTTGGGTGATATGGTTTTCTGAACATAAGTCCGTTTGGTCAAATGGAAAAGTAGAAATTGTGATGCAAGATAAAAGTTATAGATTTCCAAAGTCTAAATCCAATTATCTCCTTTCACGCGGTTCTTGTGCCTTAAAATTGTAACTGTAAATGGACTTTAAGGAACTTTACTTATTAAATGACATGCTGTTGTTTTCTAAGTTAAAGacatcataaatataattatgtaataAGAATGTGATGCATGATTTTATGCTCCTCATTACTATGAACATATCTTCCTTGTCTTTTTAAGGAAAATCTAAAtcaattcaatatttttcacaggtttttctatggtttttAAGCTATTGGACTGAATACCTCAACACGAATATGTCAGCTTTGATATCTTTAAATACTTAACTTTCCCTACTATGGATCATAGTTGCTTTATATGCCATCTTAATAGCAATTTCTGTTAGATTTGTATTTTATTGTAATTGTGATGGTTTGATTTTAGAATTTGCATTTGATTTTTGGTCGACAATTATTCTCATTTTAGGTTCAAATCAAGGTGGTAGCAATTTGACTCTTAAAGGATGGCCTCTAGCAGTAAGACTCGCTTTGACCTAATTCTTCCTAACAAAATTAGAACTATGATGCTGTTTATATGTTGTTTCCTGAGTCCATCTTTCTTGGATCATTGATttgtcaaattcaaatttcaaacaataaatcttaatatattaGGGAATATATTAGGGAATAGCATGTAGTGCATACGTTCGATGTTGCTATGTTTATTGGATTACATTGATAGATGACATTGTCTTTTTCAACATAAGAATGATTACTATCTTTGTCTAGGAATTCATTTTAAGGTTGAAGATTGGACACTTTCCTTAGAAAATAGTATTGTGCTATTGAAGCAAACTCTCTTTTAAATCCCTAACAATAGAGGGGCATTACCTGTCTGGTTCAATGGTAGGGGAAGCCTCTCTAATTGGCTTGGGCATAACTTCACTGTTGGCCTCTGTtaaagttttaacttttaatatgaGATGTCATTGTAAAATTGAAATTGCCAAAATTGGCTGTGATATAGATATTTAGTTCACTAAGTATTGTGCTTTAAATTTCATCATTGAGGAAATGTAAAATAACAATACAAGGctatctctctcttccttttttctttcatctagGTAATGTAGGTACATCAATGTTCTTTCTACTGTCCAAGCAATCCTATTTATGATTTGATCGTAACTATTTTAGGGACTGGATGAGCTCCGCTCAGGATTTCTCCAGCCGAATAATTTGATGCAGTCTTCACAATCTTTCCATCAACTTTCTGTACGGCAGCAACTTATGCTTCAGGCACaacaaaatttgatttctccTTCTGCCAGTGATTTTGAGAGCAGAAGACTCAGGATGCTTGTTAATGATCAAAACATGGCTCTTTTGAAAGATGGCCAATCAAATTCTTTAGGTGATTTAATTCCTGATAACAGGTCACCCGCTCAAGTTGGTTCCTCAGTGCTGCCTCATCCTGACTCAGATATGTTCCTTAAGGTATCACCTAGACACCTACACCTGTGCCTGATTTGGATTAACTTCTCCACCACTTTGAATGTATTCCATCAGAAATTGTTGCCTCTGGACTTCCCCAAAGTATTCATTATATAGTAAATTGTCTTTTacagcaacaaattcaaaagagTAGTCAGCAGCATCAACAATGTTCACAGCACCCTCTTTCAAGCCATCAGTCTGAATCTCTCCAGAAGCAAGAAAAAAATGGTCCTGGAACCATGACTGTAGAGGGCAATGTGTCCAATACCTTACAAGGAAACAACCAGGTTTTCATCTGCTGCTTTTGAACAGTATTTACTGACTGCAATGCATATCCAGGTCTTTTAATCAGTTTGATTGCATGTGTTACTTTAAGGTTTCCATAAGTAAAACAGGGCGGAAGAGAAAACCAGCATCATCTTCTGGTCCTGCCAATAGTTCTGGAACTGCAAACACTACAGGACCACCTATCAGTTCACCTAAAACACCATCTACACAAACACCTGCAGACATGATGACAGTGTCAACTCTGCAACAGAATGTTCCTTCCTCTAAGTCATCATTTATGTTTGGTACTGATGGTTTGGGCCCACTTACGTCAGCACAGAATCAATTGGTCAGTGTCTCCTTCATAAGTATTTTCTTGGATTACTTATATGCATTGCACAGAATCAATTGATTTGCGATATCCTAATATTGCACCCAGTTTTATTGAGAACTTCTATTTCTATCTTTGTCACATGGAATGCTTTTTATCTATG
Protein-coding sequences here:
- the LOC100801265 gene encoding transcriptional corepressor LEUNIG isoform X1, whose product is MSNPNWEADKMLDLYIHDYLTKRQLHATARIFQAEGNVSTDPIVIDAPSGFLFEWWSVFWDIYIARANQKLQDTAQKHQEAAVSYSKSQQIKARLMQKQLEQELQNTNQNQQMQFLLQRHAQQQQQRLRGTQLISGSASCPISSDPLMRQNRATSNANTTKTYEDRLKLPLQKDALDDTSIQQKVIDDVAQLLNPNHALLLKAAATTGEQATGQTLLSAPSILQGDIQHVQNLNQKLPGSTQDLNSDMNAMMRSQAVVSEGSFISCHGSNQGGSNLTLKGWPLAGLDELRSGFLQPNNLMQSSQSFHQLSVRQQLMLQAQQNLISPSASDFESRRLRMLVNDQNMALLKDGQSNSLGDLIPDNRSPAQVGSSVLPHPDSDMFLKQQIQKSSQQHQQCSQHPLSSHQSESLQKQEKNGPGTMTVEGNVSNTLQGNNQVSISKTGRKRKPASSSGPANSSGTANTTGPPISSPKTPSTQTPADMMTVSTLQQNVPSSKSSFMFGTDGLGPLTSAQNQLADMDHLVGDGCLGDNVESFLSPDDTDVSKKIGKEISFKDIKHIGASLHKVECCHFSSDGKLLATGGHDNKASLWCTELFNLKSTLEEHSEWITDVRFCPSMLRVATSSADKTVRVWDVDNPSYSLRTFTGHATTVMSLDFHPSKDDLICSCDNSEIRYWSIKNGSCTGVFKGGATQMRFQPCLGRLLAAAVDNFVSIFDVETLGCRLKLQGHNNLVRSVCWDLSGKFLASLSDDMVRVWNVASGGKGECIHELKDCRNKFSTCVFHPFYPLLVIGCHETIELWDFGDNKTMTLHAHDDVVSSLAVSNVTGLVASTSHDKHFKIWK
- the LOC100801265 gene encoding transcriptional corepressor LEUNIG isoform X2; its protein translation is MSNPNWEADKMLDLYIHDYLTKRQLHATARIFQAEGNVSTDPIVIDAPSGFLFEWWSVFWDIYIARANQKLQDTAQKHQEAAVSYSKSQQIKARLMQKQLEQELQNTNQNQQMQFLLQRHAQQQQQRLRGTQLISGSASCPISSDPLMRQNRATSNANTTKTYEDRLKLPLQKDALDDTSIQLLNPNHALLLKAAATTGEQATGQTLLSAPSILQGDIQHVQNLNQKLPGSTQDLNSDMNAMMRSQAVVSEGSFISCHGSNQGGSNLTLKGWPLAGLDELRSGFLQPNNLMQSSQSFHQLSVRQQLMLQAQQNLISPSASDFESRRLRMLVNDQNMALLKDGQSNSLGDLIPDNRSPAQVGSSVLPHPDSDMFLKQQIQKSSQQHQQCSQHPLSSHQSESLQKQEKNGPGTMTVEGNVSNTLQGNNQVSISKTGRKRKPASSSGPANSSGTANTTGPPISSPKTPSTQTPADMMTVSTLQQNVPSSKSSFMFGTDGLGPLTSAQNQLADMDHLVGDGCLGDNVESFLSPDDTDVSKKIGKEISFKDIKHIGASLHKVECCHFSSDGKLLATGGHDNKASLWCTELFNLKSTLEEHSEWITDVRFCPSMLRVATSSADKTVRVWDVDNPSYSLRTFTGHATTVMSLDFHPSKDDLICSCDNSEIRYWSIKNGSCTGVFKGGATQMRFQPCLGRLLAAAVDNFVSIFDVETLGCRLKLQGHNNLVRSVCWDLSGKFLASLSDDMVRVWNVASGGKGECIHELKDCRNKFSTCVFHPFYPLLVIGCHETIELWDFGDNKTMTLHAHDDVVSSLAVSNVTGLVASTSHDKHFKIWK
- the LOC100801265 gene encoding transcriptional corepressor LEUNIG isoform X3, encoding MSNPNWEADKMLDLYIHDYLTKRQLHATARIFQAEGNVSTDPIVIDAPSGFLFEWWSVFWDIYIARANQKLQDTAQKHQEAAVSYSKKQLEQELQNTNQNQQMQFLLQRHAQQQQQRLRGTQLISGSASCPISSDPLMRQNRATSNANTTKTYEDRLKLPLQKDALDDTSIQQKVIDDVAQLLNPNHALLLKAAATTGEQATGQTLLSAPSILQGDIQHVQNLNQKLPGSTQDLNSDMNAMMRSQAVVSEGSFISCHGSNQGGSNLTLKGWPLAGLDELRSGFLQPNNLMQSSQSFHQLSVRQQLMLQAQQNLISPSASDFESRRLRMLVNDQNMALLKDGQSNSLGDLIPDNRSPAQVGSSVLPHPDSDMFLKQQIQKSSQQHQQCSQHPLSSHQSESLQKQEKNGPGTMTVEGNVSNTLQGNNQVSISKTGRKRKPASSSGPANSSGTANTTGPPISSPKTPSTQTPADMMTVSTLQQNVPSSKSSFMFGTDGLGPLTSAQNQLADMDHLVGDGCLGDNVESFLSPDDTDVSKKIGKEISFKDIKHIGASLHKVECCHFSSDGKLLATGGHDNKASLWCTELFNLKSTLEEHSEWITDVRFCPSMLRVATSSADKTVRVWDVDNPSYSLRTFTGHATTVMSLDFHPSKDDLICSCDNSEIRYWSIKNGSCTGVFKGGATQMRFQPCLGRLLAAAVDNFVSIFDVETLGCRLKLQGHNNLVRSVCWDLSGKFLASLSDDMVRVWNVASGGKGECIHELKDCRNKFSTCVFHPFYPLLVIGCHETIELWDFGDNKTMTLHAHDDVVSSLAVSNVTGLVASTSHDKHFKIWK
- the LOC100801265 gene encoding transcriptional corepressor LEUNIG isoform X4; the encoded protein is MQKQLEQELQNTNQNQQMQFLLQRHAQQQQQRLRGTQLISGSASCPISSDPLMRQNRATSNANTTKTYEDRLKLPLQKDALDDTSIQQKVIDDVAQLLNPNHALLLKAAATTGEQATGQTLLSAPSILQGDIQHVQNLNQKLPGSTQDLNSDMNAMMRSQAVVSEGSFISCHGSNQGGSNLTLKGWPLAGLDELRSGFLQPNNLMQSSQSFHQLSVRQQLMLQAQQNLISPSASDFESRRLRMLVNDQNMALLKDGQSNSLGDLIPDNRSPAQVGSSVLPHPDSDMFLKQQIQKSSQQHQQCSQHPLSSHQSESLQKQEKNGPGTMTVEGNVSNTLQGNNQVSISKTGRKRKPASSSGPANSSGTANTTGPPISSPKTPSTQTPADMMTVSTLQQNVPSSKSSFMFGTDGLGPLTSAQNQLADMDHLVGDGCLGDNVESFLSPDDTDVSKKIGKEISFKDIKHIGASLHKVECCHFSSDGKLLATGGHDNKASLWCTELFNLKSTLEEHSEWITDVRFCPSMLRVATSSADKTVRVWDVDNPSYSLRTFTGHATTVMSLDFHPSKDDLICSCDNSEIRYWSIKNGSCTGVFKGGATQMRFQPCLGRLLAAAVDNFVSIFDVETLGCRLKLQGHNNLVRSVCWDLSGKFLASLSDDMVRVWNVASGGKGECIHELKDCRNKFSTCVFHPFYPLLVIGCHETIELWDFGDNKTMTLHAHDDVVSSLAVSNVTGLVASTSHDKHFKIWK